The genomic interval ATTTTTTCACCGTCCGAATGCCAAGCCATCCCTTCATCTCCAGAATGATACAAATTTAACAAACAAGAATTATAGGTTTCTTTCGTTTCTTTTTCTACTATTTCTTTTAATTCTAGCAGTTCTTTTGTCCAAATAATAGCTTGTTTTGTAACGTTTGAGTAATTATAATTATACTCAGAATCTCCATACCAGGCTACTTTTCTTTTAGTGATTATCTTTTTACCAAAAATAATAGCTTCATCATTTTTCCATTGGATTGTTTCTAAAAGGCTTTTATAATATACACTACATTGATTTTGAGAAAGCACTATACCATGATAATTGGTAACTCCATCGTACGGTAAAATATTCTTGGATTCTTTTTTATCAAATAAATCTAATTGAGAAAACATTTACATTTTCTTTACAACTACAAATTCTGTTCTTCTATTTTTTTGATGTTCATCATCAGAACATTCTATAGTATTACTACAATTATTTACTAACTTATTTTCTCCAAAGCCTTTTGCTGAAATTCTACTAGCAGAAATGCCTTTAGAAACAATATACTCTCTTGTAGATATTGCTCTTTTTTCTGATAAAGTTTGA from Lutibacter sp. Hel_I_33_5 carries:
- a CDS encoding alpha-ketoglutarate-dependent dioxygenase AlkB, coding for MFSQLDLFDKKESKNILPYDGVTNYHGIVLSQNQCSVYYKSLLETIQWKNDEAIIFGKKIITKRKVAWYGDSEYNYNYSNVTKQAIIWTKELLELKEIVEKETKETYNSCLLNLYHSGDEGMAWHSDGEKMLKKNGAIASLSLGAQRKFSFKHKESKQKIDIILERGSLIVMKDTTQTNWLHRLPPTKKVHTPRINLTFRTIVL